The following DNA comes from Rosa rugosa chromosome 5, drRosRugo1.1, whole genome shotgun sequence.
TAGAACCGTCGCCATGCGATTCGTGAAGCACAAGATTACACGTGCATGGCCGCACGTCCTTCACTGTGAATGGTTGCGCCATTTTATAGCTGAGCTAGCTCTACAAACCAGAAACCTAATTTTCTCGGCTTCTGCAAAAGAATGAACAACAACGTCCTGGGACTTCTCCGCCTTCGGATCAAGCAAGGAATCAACCTCGCCATCCGCGACGTTACCAGGACCAGCGACCCTTACATCATCGTGACCATGGGGGGCCACAAACTGAAGACTCGCGTGGTGAAGAAGAACTTGAATCCCGTGTGGAACGAGGAACTCACTCTTTCGATTACCAACATTAACGAGCCTATCGTTTTCAACGTTTACGACAAAGACCATATCACCGGCGACGACCCTATGGGCGATGCAGTGGTTGACATCAAGCCCTACATGGAGTGCCTGAAACTGGCGGCGGATTTGGAAAAGCTCCCAGATGGGTGTGCGGTGAAGAAGGTCCAGCCCAGCAGGGACAACTGCCTATCCAAAGAGAGCTGTTGCACTTGGCACGAGGGCAAAATCGTCCAGGACATGATTCTTAAGCTGCGGAATGTGGAGTGTGGGGAAATTGTAATCCAGATTGAGTGGATTGATATTCCGGGTTCTAAAGGTTTAGCAGCTGTTGAGGTCTAGGAGCTTTTGTAATGCATATATAGAATTTCTAGTATAACTTTCGAGCTAGAAAGTATGCGACTGTAACTGTTTTGTTGGATTTATATGTACATTCATAATCAGAAATTTTATTACCAAGTTATGCAAGCACAAAAATGACCTAAAGACTGTTTGAAGTTTGTGATATTGGTatttaattttcctttttttttttttttttttttgaaataagggccGGTGCCgccctcaagccttcattaatgaaacaatggaatacatgggggggacatgagacctaaaccccaaataacaaattacatcaaGAGAACTTCCTGAGATAATATCAGGAGCCTCAACTAGAAACATGTATCCAAAAATGCACCAACTAGCAATGAGCGCACTACTGGCGACTCTAATTGCTTTGACATAACGGTGACATGACGGAAAAATAACTCGGTCTGTAAGACGACGATTACAGCttagcataatttccatacgAACAGCTTTCCTATCATGTTGCCGCTGGAAAAAGCATCCAGCGACActaagtttcatcctgccactaggaggcagcgaccatttgacaaagcaagaaaTTCGCCACCCACCTAGGGCAGACCAGGCATACGAGATGCACATACCGGCACAGAGGCCACTCCAAACTACCCTCACTCGAAAGAGAAGGGACTTATTTGAGGTCAGAAAGACCCACAAACTGCAGAAAAGTAAACAACTGAAGCAAACAAactcaacaaacaaacaagcataaaataaaaaacagcagcAAAGCCAAACAGCCGAAACCCGGCCCATCCACCGTCTCTCCCATAGGCCCAAAGCAGAAGCCCACCAAGCAAGCATCGATCTGCCGGCACCAGACCTCCCCCAAGTAGCACGACGCCGCCGCGCAGCAACCCTGCACCGCCGCATCACCACGACACTGTGCAGGCCCTTCTTCAACCCGATTGGTGGCCGAAACCCGATCCAGATCAGACCAGATCGAGATCTCAGCGACCGTCCCCCAGCCCCCAGTTGCCGCAGAGCCTCCATTGTTCGCTGCCGGCCATCCGTGTCCCAGAGCCACTCCAACTGCCCCAGAAACAACACAGAAACACACCTGCAGACCGTCCAACCCCAAACCCAGAGCGAACCCAGCTCCACCCGAACCCAGATCGAAACAGCCTCCGCCCACCCTGGACCGCCCTTCAGCTCCTTAACCCCACTGAACTCCGAAACCAACATCCTCTCCCGGACCGGAAACGCAGCGGCACAAGCACCGccggcgttcggccgggagagatcgAGCTCACACTTtactttcctcttctttctcgcgcgtgaggcgcgttcttttttcttttcagtatAGCAACTTCTTTAACACAAATCTATCTTTTTAATTTTCCTTTAGAAGCTGCTTGTTTGACATACAAAGTGCAAAATCTCGATGAATAATTCAATCGGCTTCATCGACACTAcagattttttttctcaatgGGAGATTTTTATATGATCAATTTAGATTCACAGCCTCTGAATTATGAGGCATTGGGGTTAGATTGAATACTGTAATCTTTAACTGCAAAAATCAGGTCTTTTTTGTGGTGTAGGAGGATTTAGAAAATTTGGACTGTGACTAGCGAGGACAtaggttttgttttattttaagaTACATTTAACCAGGCGCCTACGGGTGATCATTGTTTTAAACATGCAAGCATTGCTACGGTACCATGGAGAATATGCCATTCCTTGTCAGTTCTTATGGAGGAGTATCAAGCCTTGCTGCTTTAACCaattaaaacaagaaaatgaaatctggggatttggaattttgttcatagataTTTTTGTTACTCTTATATGGATGTTAGGTTGTATGGTTATGGTTTACTACTGAGATATCTTATCTCCAAATTTGTATGTTTGGTCTAAATTTGCCTTCAAAATTAAGCTTTTGAAACAACCAATGGCGCCAACTTGAACCGAAACTGATCCCATGGCTTCCACTTCAACTTCTTCAATATCTTTGCAAACTAGTGCTCAGAAACCAAGCTTCCCCTCAAATTCAGCAGCCACAACATTCCACACAAACCTTACTTTTCCATATAatccattggcatttactaaaTTTATATGTGTAAGATCTTCTAGCACTTCCAAGTACTACAATGAAGTTGTGGTGGATGAAGAGATGGACAGAATTCGGAGGCTCCAAAATGGATCAGATGTTCGTGGGGTGGCCTTGGAAGGTGAGAAGGGAAGGTCAGTCGACCTAACGCCTCCGGCTGTGGAGGCCATTGCAGAAAGCTTTGGTGAGTGGGTTATCAAAGGCttggagaaggagagaggaCAGCCTGTGGAGAATGTTAAGGTGTCCCTTGGCAGAGACCCTAGAATATCAGGAGCATCTTTGAGTGTAGCTGTATTTTCAGGTCTAGCTCGTGCCGGTTGTTTGGTGTCTGATATGGGACTTGCAACCACTCCTGCTTGCTTCATGAGTACAATTTTGCCTCCATTTTCCTATGACGCTTCAATCATGGTAGCATAGAGCAAGATCTTCATATATGAATGTAGAGTCTAATAGTAAATGTAGTACTATAAGCTTAGCGAGACCAAGTGCTATTCAATATGTGCACTGATGAGATTGAATGTTGTTGTATTGCAGATGACAGCATCTCACTTGCCCTACACTCGTAACGGTCTGAAATTCTTCACCAAGAGAGGGGGATTGACCTCGCCGGAAGTGGAGGAAATATGTGACAGAGCTGCCAGAAAGTATGCTAATAGGCTCGCGAAAGTGTCAAGCGTGCTTCGAGTACCACCATCAAGAGTTGATTTCATGAGCTCTTACTCGGAGCACCTCCGAAACATTATCAAGGATAGAGTCAACCATCCACTACATTATGACACTCCACTGAaaggatttcaggtgttcaatCTAGCATTTCCTCCCTGCATTATGTCACCTTACATTTTTATAATGTTGAAACatttaatccaaaatcaattgacaaTGCGTGAAGATGCCTAGAATATATATCCAATATCAAATTGTCATTCTCATCGTAATATATGCAGATAGTAGTCAATGCTGGTAATGGATCAGGAGGCTTCTTCACATGGGACGTGTTAGACAAGCTAGGAGCAGACACATTTGGGTCTCTACACCTCAAACCAGATGGGATGTTTCCAAACCACATTCCCAACCCAGAGGACAAAGTCGCCATGGCACTTACAAGGGCTGCAGTGCTAGAAAACTCTGCTGATCTTGGAATTGTGTTCGACACTGATGTGGACCGCAGTGGCATTGTAGATAACAAAGGCAATCCCATTAATGGGGACAAGCTTATTGCTTTGATTTCAGCTATTGTATTGAAGGAACACCCTGGAACCACCATTGTGACCGATGCTCGAACAAGTATGGCACTTACAAGATTCATCACCAACAGAGGAGGTCACCATTGTTTATATCGTGTTGGTTACAGGAATGTGATTGACAAGGGAGTCCAGCTTAATAAGGATGGCATTGAAACTCATCTTATGATGGAAACTTCAGGACATGGTGCTCTTAAAGAGAACTTTTTCCTTGATGATGGTTAGTA
Coding sequences within:
- the LOC133710007 gene encoding protein C2-DOMAIN ABA-RELATED 9-like; translated protein: MNNNVLGLLRLRIKQGINLAIRDVTRTSDPYIIVTMGGHKLKTRVVKKNLNPVWNEELTLSITNINEPIVFNVYDKDHITGDDPMGDAVVDIKPYMECLKLAADLEKLPDGCAVKKVQPSRDNCLSKESCCTWHEGKIVQDMILKLRNVECGEIVIQIEWIDIPGSKGLAAVEV
- the LOC133710008 gene encoding uncharacterized protein LOC133710008; protein product: MASTSTSSISLQTSAQKPSFPSNSAATTFHTNLTFPYNPLAFTKFICVRSSSTSKYYNEVVVDEEMDRIRRLQNGSDVRGVALEGEKGRSVDLTPPAVEAIAESFGEWVIKGLEKERGQPVENVKVSLGRDPRISGASLSVAVFSGLARAGCLVSDMGLATTPACFMSTILPPFSYDASIMMTASHLPYTRNGLKFFTKRGGLTSPEVEEICDRAARKYANRLAKVSSVLRVPPSRVDFMSSYSEHLRNIIKDRVNHPLHYDTPLKGFQIVVNAGNGSGGFFTWDVLDKLGADTFGSLHLKPDGMFPNHIPNPEDKVAMALTRAAVLENSADLGIVFDTDVDRSGIVDNKGNPINGDKLIALISAIVLKEHPGTTIVTDARTSMALTRFITNRGGHHCLYRVGYRNVIDKGVQLNKDGIETHLMMETSGHGALKENFFLDDGAYMVVKIIIEMVRMKLAGSYEGIGSIINDLEEPEESVELRMNVVSEPRYAKEKAIEAIETFRQYVEEGRIEGWELDTCGDCWVSEGCLVDSNETSAAAVDAHMYRAKVSDEVHGQHGWVHIRQSIHNPNIAVNMQSSVPGCCQMMTIVLRDKFLIASEMDRILDITEIDKYAKSGIVC